One Sodalis praecaptivus DNA segment encodes these proteins:
- a CDS encoding MurR/RpiR family transcriptional regulator encodes MSSSIDIISCITDRFVSFTATEKRIAQFILDDAQAAATLPIAEMARVTQTSQASITRFSRTVGCDNVRELKMKLAQSLAVGQRFILDVPDLEGVQGIYETIINLLNINRRALDMPALERAVKWLSGARQVVAIGVGGGSTVCAQEVQHRLFRLGIPVVSQNDGLLIRMMCSVVSTKDVVVALSLGGYTPEIVESAAIARQYGAKVIAITPAGTPLAQQADALLALVVQENDYIFKPTTSRYAMLAMVDVLATEMAMANKRQAKDHLRRIKISLDSHRGGENRQPLGD; translated from the coding sequence ATGAGTTCCTCAATAGATATTATTTCCTGTATTACCGATCGCTTTGTCTCGTTCACCGCGACCGAGAAGCGCATCGCCCAGTTTATTCTCGATGACGCTCAGGCGGCGGCCACTTTGCCCATTGCTGAAATGGCGCGGGTCACTCAAACCAGTCAGGCGTCTATTACGCGGTTTTCCCGCACCGTCGGCTGCGATAATGTACGCGAGCTGAAAATGAAACTCGCCCAGTCGCTGGCGGTAGGTCAGCGTTTCATACTCGATGTGCCGGATCTAGAAGGGGTACAGGGCATTTATGAGACCATCATTAACCTGCTCAATATCAACCGGCGTGCGCTGGATATGCCGGCGCTGGAACGGGCGGTGAAGTGGCTCAGCGGTGCGCGTCAGGTAGTGGCTATCGGCGTGGGCGGCGGGTCGACGGTGTGCGCCCAGGAGGTTCAGCACCGGCTGTTTCGGCTCGGAATACCGGTGGTCAGCCAGAACGATGGTTTGCTTATCAGGATGATGTGCTCGGTCGTCAGCACAAAAGATGTGGTGGTGGCGCTGTCTCTTGGGGGCTATACCCCTGAGATCGTCGAGAGCGCGGCCATCGCCCGCCAGTATGGCGCCAAGGTGATCGCGATTACCCCGGCGGGAACGCCGCTGGCTCAGCAGGCGGATGCCTTGCTGGCGCTGGTGGTGCAGGAAAATGATTATATCTTCAAACCCACTACGTCACGCTATGCGATGTTGGCGATGGTGGATGTGCTGGCCACCGAAATGGCGATGGCCAACAAACGGCAGGCAAAAGATCATCTCCGCCGTATCAAAATCTCCCTCGATAGCCACCGCGGCGGCGAAAACCGCCAACCGCTGGGGGATTAA
- a CDS encoding sodium:solute symporter family protein produces the protein MNNISFLLWFAIYALAMITLGWYVSRNQKNGDDFLLGGRSMPMILTLGSTVGTMVGTGSSVGAVGFGYLNGWAGMLYGIGGAIGILLVALLFAPVRKMRFMTMSEEICYYTGGSRLVKNLVAILIFIASIGWLGAHILGGGLYLAWASGIDINTAKIIIALAFIVYVGIGGYSAVVWIDTIQSIVLFLGFILMAVLAVNYVGGWSHIQQAVDPAAQSLFAVDKLGLIPAFSLALVIGVGVMATPSYRQRIYSAKTVGAVRQSFTITGVLYLFFSFLPAIIGMAAWTMNPHLENSGFAFLFATQVLPHALAMVVLIAGMSANMSSGSSDAIASVSIILRDLYTLITGHMPAEDKAIRLSRIMLVLVVGLALLFALTSNDIISYITKMISMIMSGMFVCSMLGRFWTRFNWQGAVAALVGGAGAASAVLMDSQWLAFWGNPCFPSVLFSLLFAVVVTLVTPASKLSREEALEQITRERENRPTPVILGKKLPE, from the coding sequence ATGAATAATATTTCCTTTCTGTTGTGGTTCGCCATTTATGCCCTTGCCATGATAACCCTTGGCTGGTATGTCTCGCGCAATCAAAAAAACGGTGACGATTTTCTCTTGGGTGGCCGCTCGATGCCGATGATCCTGACGTTGGGATCGACGGTCGGTACGATGGTGGGCACCGGCTCAAGCGTGGGCGCGGTGGGTTTCGGCTACCTGAACGGCTGGGCCGGCATGCTGTACGGCATTGGCGGCGCGATAGGCATTTTGCTGGTGGCCCTGCTGTTTGCGCCGGTGCGCAAAATGCGCTTTATGACCATGAGCGAAGAGATTTGTTATTACACCGGCGGCAGCCGCCTGGTCAAAAATCTGGTAGCGATATTAATTTTTATCGCCTCCATCGGCTGGCTTGGCGCGCATATCCTGGGCGGCGGATTATATTTGGCCTGGGCCAGCGGCATTGATATTAATACTGCGAAAATTATTATTGCGCTGGCATTTATCGTTTATGTCGGGATTGGTGGCTATTCCGCGGTAGTGTGGATTGACACCATTCAATCCATTGTATTATTCCTTGGATTTATATTAATGGCGGTCCTGGCGGTCAATTATGTCGGCGGCTGGAGCCATATTCAGCAAGCGGTGGATCCGGCGGCGCAAAGTCTGTTCGCGGTGGATAAACTGGGCCTGATACCCGCGTTCTCGCTAGCGCTGGTGATAGGCGTCGGCGTCATGGCAACCCCCTCCTACCGCCAGCGTATTTACTCGGCGAAAACCGTCGGCGCGGTACGTCAATCGTTCACCATTACCGGCGTGCTGTATCTGTTTTTTTCGTTCCTGCCGGCAATCATCGGCATGGCGGCCTGGACCATGAATCCGCACCTTGAAAACAGCGGCTTCGCGTTCTTGTTCGCCACGCAAGTCCTCCCCCATGCGCTGGCCATGGTCGTGCTCATTGCGGGCATGTCGGCCAACATGTCTTCCGGCAGCTCGGACGCCATCGCCAGCGTCTCGATTATCCTGCGCGATTTGTATACGCTGATTACCGGCCATATGCCGGCGGAAGATAAAGCCATCCGGTTATCGCGCATCATGCTGGTGCTGGTGGTTGGCCTGGCGCTGTTATTCGCGCTCACATCCAACGATATCATCAGCTATATCACCAAAATGATCTCTATGATTATGTCCGGCATGTTTGTCTGCTCCATGCTGGGCCGGTTTTGGACCCGCTTCAACTGGCAGGGCGCCGTTGCGGCGCTGGTCGGCGGGGCGGGAGCGGCCAGCGCGGTGCTGATGGACAGTCAATGGCTGGCATTCTGGGGCAACCCTTGTTTCCCATCGGTGCTGTTCAGCCTGCTGTTCGCCGTAGTGGTCACGCTGGTCACCCCCGCCAGTAAATTGAGCCGGGAGGAAGCGCTGGAACAGATTACCCGCGAACGGGAAAACCGTCCGACGCCGGTCATTTTAGGTAAAAAACTGCCCGAGTAA
- a CDS encoding sugar porter family MFS transporter, whose product MNRIPPEGAAAFGVARSAPRPISVAIILSIMISAVGGIIYGYDTGIIGGAVAIIGNAFHLGSLMQGVVVSASLLGAMAGALTAGPLADRCGRKIILCLAGAIFAAGAAISAFSGNVAVLLAARILLGTGVGACLVLVPVYIAELAPAPIRGMLVASFQLLITLGILLAYGVNALAESGGAWRVPLGIAALFGAILACGALFITESPRWLISLHRRDEARRILITLRGTDKVEKELRATERLNEKERHDVTWRELWRGPVRHMVIIGALVAFLCNACGINLVIYFAPQILQSSGFDTASSWLGTLGLGATNVVFTLVGMLTVDRIGRRPLLIGGAIGLTLCMTLMASTLTFSPFVGSGWLALGALTGYIVMYALSPGVLCFLIISEIAPLRARAKVTSLSIFINFSANLMVALLSLPMLARLGAASTFWIFAAICAVFVWFSFHVPETRGKSLEDVEHAFRQRHRERQRQASANSAGSGLSLARRAQGAGDEAERKNRRWR is encoded by the coding sequence ATGAATCGTATTCCTCCAGAGGGCGCCGCCGCTTTCGGCGTTGCCCGCAGCGCACCACGGCCCATCAGCGTCGCTATTATTCTTTCCATCATGATTTCCGCCGTCGGCGGTATTATTTACGGCTATGACACCGGTATTATCGGCGGTGCCGTTGCCATTATCGGCAACGCCTTTCACCTCGGCAGCCTAATGCAAGGGGTTGTCGTCAGCGCATCACTGCTGGGCGCGATGGCAGGGGCGCTGACGGCCGGGCCGCTGGCCGATCGCTGCGGCCGGAAAATTATCCTGTGTCTGGCGGGTGCAATCTTTGCCGCCGGCGCGGCGATTTCCGCCTTCAGCGGCAATGTGGCGGTGTTGTTGGCCGCGCGCATCCTGTTGGGCACGGGGGTCGGCGCCTGCTTGGTGTTGGTGCCGGTGTATATTGCGGAACTGGCGCCGGCCCCTATCCGCGGGATGTTAGTGGCATCGTTTCAGCTATTAATTACCCTGGGCATTCTGCTGGCCTACGGCGTCAATGCGCTGGCGGAAAGCGGCGGTGCCTGGCGTGTACCGCTGGGGATTGCTGCGCTGTTTGGCGCAATTTTGGCGTGCGGCGCCCTCTTTATCACCGAATCGCCTCGCTGGCTTATCTCGCTTCATCGCCGCGACGAAGCGCGCCGTATTTTGATTACGCTGCGCGGCACCGATAAGGTGGAAAAAGAGCTGCGCGCCACTGAGCGGCTGAATGAAAAGGAAAGACATGACGTCACTTGGCGGGAATTGTGGCGAGGCCCCGTGCGTCATATGGTTATTATCGGCGCACTGGTCGCTTTTCTGTGCAACGCCTGCGGCATCAATCTGGTTATCTATTTCGCGCCGCAAATCCTTCAGTCCAGCGGTTTCGATACCGCCAGCTCCTGGCTGGGCACTTTGGGCCTCGGCGCGACCAATGTGGTGTTTACCCTGGTGGGCATGTTAACGGTGGATAGGATCGGCCGCCGGCCGCTGCTCATCGGCGGCGCCATTGGCCTGACGCTTTGCATGACCCTGATGGCATCTACCCTCACCTTCTCCCCCTTTGTCGGCAGCGGCTGGCTGGCGCTGGGGGCGCTGACCGGCTATATCGTCATGTACGCCCTCAGTCCGGGGGTGCTGTGCTTCCTGATTATTTCCGAGATAGCGCCGCTGCGCGCGCGTGCCAAGGTGACCAGCCTGTCGATCTTTATTAATTTTTCCGCCAATTTGATGGTGGCCCTGCTTTCTCTGCCCATGCTCGCCCGGCTCGGCGCCGCCTCGACGTTTTGGATTTTTGCCGCCATCTGCGCCGTCTTTGTGTGGTTTAGTTTTCATGTGCCGGAAACCCGCGGCAAAAGCCTGGAAGACGTGGAGCATGCTTTCCGGCAACGTCACCGTGAACGACAGCGCCAAGCCAGCGCTAACAGCGCGGGAAGCGGGCTCTCCCTTGCCCGCAGGGCGCAGGGCGCAGGCGACGAAGCGGAGCGGAAGAACCGTCGATGGCGCTGA
- a CDS encoding RidA family protein — MSIKRYGIKGSTGTGGQHLPFSSAVEAGGWLYVSGQTPMRHGEVVEGGIVEQSTLAIQNCIDIMKEAGYGLEHVVHVKVFLTDARYFQSFNKVFREFFGEHPPARVCCVADLVVDCKVEVDVTCYDAGRVKG; from the coding sequence ATGAGTATCAAACGTTATGGCATCAAAGGCAGCACCGGCACGGGCGGGCAACATCTGCCCTTCTCCAGCGCGGTGGAAGCCGGCGGCTGGCTGTATGTCTCCGGCCAGACACCGATGCGCCATGGCGAAGTGGTAGAGGGGGGGATCGTTGAGCAGTCGACGCTGGCCATCCAGAACTGCATCGACATTATGAAAGAAGCAGGCTACGGCCTAGAGCACGTGGTGCACGTCAAAGTTTTTCTCACCGACGCGCGTTACTTCCAATCCTTCAATAAAGTTTTCCGTGAATTCTTTGGCGAACATCCTCCGGCACGCGTGTGCTGCGTGGCTGACCTGGTGGTGGATTGCAAGGTGGAGGTGGACGTCACCTGTTACGACGCTGGCCGGGTGAAAGGCTAA
- a CDS encoding AAA family ATPase, giving the protein MIILIGSQKGGCGKSTTCVNIASELVRQGKDVVLVDADRQGTSSNWISDRNNAGDLNRIHSIQKFDNIRETLLDLKARYDYVVVDTAGRDSREVRTGMTAADIILVPFRPSQPDLDTLPRMNDIITEAQDINPALRAVAMLTMAPTNPIINETAEARAYLRDYPQLKLLATVIRDRKIYRDGMSEGKGVVEMNNSKAKAELQCLVKELI; this is encoded by the coding sequence ATGATCATTCTTATCGGCAGCCAAAAAGGGGGCTGCGGTAAATCCACCACGTGCGTCAATATTGCCAGCGAGCTGGTCAGACAGGGAAAGGACGTGGTGCTGGTAGATGCCGATCGGCAGGGAACGTCGTCGAATTGGATAAGCGACAGAAATAATGCCGGCGATCTGAATCGGATCCACAGCATCCAAAAGTTCGATAATATCCGCGAAACGCTGCTGGATCTTAAGGCGCGCTATGACTATGTGGTGGTGGATACCGCCGGTCGCGACAGCCGCGAGGTGCGTACCGGCATGACGGCGGCGGATATCATTCTGGTGCCGTTTCGCCCTTCGCAGCCGGATTTGGACACGCTGCCGCGCATGAATGACATCATCACCGAGGCGCAGGACATCAATCCGGCGCTGCGGGCGGTGGCGATGCTGACGATGGCGCCCACCAACCCGATCATCAATGAAACCGCCGAAGCCCGTGCCTATCTGCGCGATTACCCGCAGCTTAAGCTGCTGGCGACGGTGATACGCGATCGCAAAATCTACCGTGACGGCATGTCTGAAGGCAAAGGCGTCGTGGAAATGAACAACTCGAAAGCGAAAGCTGAATTACAGTGCCTGGTGAAGGAGCTTATCTAA